One part of the Microvirga sp. TS319 genome encodes these proteins:
- a CDS encoding ABC transporter ATP-binding protein, which yields MPTSPLVPAVSLRDMAITFGSKAGGYTAVQGIDLEARPGEFIAIVGPTGCGKSTLLNASAGLLKPSGGHVEIFGAPLQGLNARAGYLFQQDALMPWKTALQNVAVALEPRGISRSEAEMKAREWLRRVGLAAFVNRYPHMMSGGQRKRVALAQMLIRDPEILLMDEPFGPLDAQTRQIMGNLLLDLWAANRKAVLFVTHDLEEAIALADRVVVMSAGPAARIIGEFPVTLPRPRDIAEIRLEPAFHHIHKEIWASLRVEVQKAYAQGEGASV from the coding sequence ATGCCGACATCGCCACTTGTTCCAGCCGTCTCACTTCGCGACATGGCCATCACCTTCGGGTCGAAGGCCGGCGGCTACACCGCCGTGCAGGGAATCGATCTGGAGGCCCGGCCGGGGGAATTCATCGCGATCGTCGGGCCGACCGGATGCGGCAAGTCCACCCTGCTCAACGCGTCCGCGGGGCTGCTCAAGCCCTCGGGCGGTCATGTGGAGATCTTCGGGGCACCGCTGCAGGGCCTCAACGCCCGGGCCGGCTATCTCTTCCAGCAGGACGCCCTGATGCCGTGGAAGACGGCGCTGCAGAACGTCGCCGTCGCCCTCGAGCCGAGGGGGATCTCCCGCTCCGAGGCCGAGATGAAGGCCCGCGAGTGGCTGCGCCGAGTCGGCCTCGCGGCCTTCGTGAACCGCTACCCACACATGATGTCCGGCGGGCAAAGGAAGCGGGTCGCCCTGGCCCAGATGCTGATCCGCGATCCCGAGATCCTGCTCATGGACGAGCCCTTCGGGCCGCTCGACGCGCAGACCCGGCAGATCATGGGCAATCTGCTCCTGGATCTGTGGGCGGCCAACCGCAAGGCGGTGCTGTTCGTCACCCACGATCTGGAAGAGGCGATCGCCCTCGCCGACCGGGTCGTGGTCATGTCGGCGGGTCCGGCCGCCCGCATCATCGGGGAATTCCCGGTCACGCTGCCACGTCCGCGCGACATCGCCGAGATCCGTCTCGAACCCGCCTTCCATCACATTCACAAAGAGATATGGGCAAGTCTTCGCGTCGAAGTGCAGAAGGCCTATGCGCAGGGAGAAGGAGCCTCCGTATGA
- a CDS encoding ABC transporter substrate-binding protein yields MERRTFLIGAGAAALTTGLSPSAFAQEKPEKSKVTLGVGGKPLLYYLPLTIAERKGFFKEEGLDVEINDFGGGAKSLQALIGGSVDVVTGAYEHTIRMQAKGQDVRAVTELGRFPAIVIAVKKDKAGQIKSAADFKGLKIGVTAPGSSTALTTQYAMVKAGLKPTDAALIGVGSGASAVAAMQKGEIDVIAHLDPVISKLESDGDIAILIDTRTEAGTRALFGGSNPAATLYTKKDFIDANPVTTQRLVNAFMKSLKWLQTAKPEDVAEAVPPEYHLGDKPLYVKAVQNSLESYSRTGIVPPDGMASVMDMLKMLDPELKDAKVDLAATFDDRFVKKAST; encoded by the coding sequence ATGGAACGCCGTACATTTCTCATTGGAGCGGGCGCGGCCGCTCTGACCACAGGGCTGAGCCCGAGCGCATTCGCGCAGGAAAAACCGGAGAAGAGCAAGGTCACGCTGGGCGTGGGCGGCAAACCGCTGCTCTATTACCTGCCGCTGACGATCGCGGAGCGAAAGGGCTTCTTCAAGGAGGAAGGGCTCGACGTCGAGATCAACGATTTCGGCGGCGGCGCCAAATCGCTCCAGGCGCTCATCGGCGGTTCCGTGGACGTGGTGACCGGCGCCTACGAGCATACCATCCGCATGCAGGCCAAGGGCCAGGATGTGCGCGCCGTCACCGAGCTTGGCCGCTTCCCGGCCATCGTGATCGCGGTCAAGAAGGACAAGGCGGGACAAATCAAGTCCGCGGCCGATTTCAAGGGTCTCAAGATCGGCGTGACGGCACCCGGCTCCTCCACGGCCCTGACCACGCAATACGCCATGGTGAAGGCCGGCCTGAAGCCGACGGATGCGGCCCTGATCGGCGTCGGGTCCGGCGCGAGCGCCGTCGCGGCCATGCAGAAAGGCGAGATCGACGTGATCGCGCATCTCGATCCGGTGATCTCGAAATTGGAATCGGACGGCGATATCGCGATCCTGATCGATACCCGGACCGAGGCGGGCACGCGGGCCCTCTTCGGCGGCTCGAATCCGGCCGCGACTCTCTACACCAAGAAGGACTTCATCGACGCCAACCCGGTGACGACGCAGCGCCTCGTCAATGCTTTCATGAAGTCGCTCAAATGGCTCCAGACGGCCAAGCCCGAGGACGTCGCCGAGGCGGTGCCGCCCGAATATCACCTCGGCGACAAGCCCCTCTACGTCAAGGCGGTTCAGAACTCGCTGGAGAGCTATTCCCGGACCGGCATCGTCCCGCCCGATGGAATGGCGAGCGTCATGGACATGCTCAAAATGCTCGATCCCGAACTGAAGGACGCCAAGGTCGATCTTGCCGCCACGTTCGACGACCGTTTCGTCAAGAAGGCATCGACTTAG
- a CDS encoding ABC transporter permease — protein MSGFLIRRLLQAIVLLFIVSMIGFAILHLAPGGPLSQFAASGDMTQADLDRLAAQLGLDRPLPVQYVEWLLRLLGGDWGVSYRDQQPVLKIIAAHIGPTMELMLSSTLLAMLLGAWIGILGAVKRYSLFDSLATIGAMIALSIPTFWFGLVIIYVFSVGLGWLPAGNRFTVGDGSFLNRLHHLVGPCIVLALVSTAVWSRYMRSSMLEVINQDYIRTARAKGLSERYILVRHALRNALLPMITITGLHVPTLLSGALVTETVFTWPGMGRLFLDSISYRDYPTVMGILMLSAVLVLLGSLIADVLYGIADPRIERSGQ, from the coding sequence GTGAGTGGCTTTCTCATTCGTCGCCTGCTGCAGGCCATCGTGCTGCTGTTCATCGTCTCGATGATCGGATTTGCGATTCTGCATCTGGCACCCGGCGGTCCGCTTTCGCAATTCGCGGCAAGCGGCGACATGACCCAGGCCGATCTCGACCGGTTGGCTGCGCAGCTTGGGCTCGATCGACCCTTGCCGGTGCAGTATGTCGAGTGGCTCCTGCGGCTCCTCGGCGGCGATTGGGGCGTATCCTATCGCGACCAGCAGCCTGTTCTGAAGATCATCGCGGCGCATATCGGTCCCACGATGGAGCTGATGCTCAGCTCCACCCTTCTGGCGATGCTGCTGGGGGCCTGGATCGGCATCCTCGGGGCGGTCAAGCGCTATTCGCTGTTCGACAGCCTCGCGACGATCGGCGCGATGATCGCTCTGTCCATTCCGACCTTCTGGTTCGGGCTCGTGATCATCTACGTCTTCTCCGTGGGACTCGGCTGGCTGCCCGCCGGCAATCGTTTCACGGTCGGCGACGGATCCTTCCTGAACCGGCTGCACCACTTGGTCGGCCCCTGCATCGTGCTCGCCCTCGTCAGCACGGCCGTCTGGAGCCGGTACATGCGCTCGTCCATGCTGGAGGTGATCAACCAGGATTACATCCGCACGGCGAGAGCCAAAGGGTTGTCCGAGCGCTACATTCTCGTCCGGCATGCCCTGCGCAACGCCCTGCTGCCGATGATCACGATCACCGGCCTGCACGTGCCGACGCTGCTGAGCGGGGCCCTCGTCACCGAGACCGTCTTCACATGGCCAGGGATGGGAAGGCTGTTCCTCGATTCCATCAGTTACAGGGACTATCCGACCGTCATGGGAATCCTCATGCTCTCGGCGGTCCTGGTTCTCCTGGGAAGCCTGATCGCCGACGTGCTCTACGGCATTGCCGATCCGCGCATCGAAAGGAGCGGACAATGA
- a CDS encoding alpha/beta fold hydrolase, with protein sequence MPHTPPMTIEETESWIRIEEGRLFAKSWTPRVPGIEGLAPILLFHDSLGCVELWRSFPKALAQATGRRVIAYDRLGFGRSDPYPGQSGSDFIAKEAQYVVPRLCEQLDVRTFIACGHSVGGGMAVETAARFPTRCLALVTIAAQAFVEEKTREGIRIAQREFEDPAQLARVAKYHGDKARWAVDTWTWTWLSPEFANWSLDEPLAAVRCPVLAVHGDQDEYGSNEQARRIAAGRGTAYILPETGHVPHREQEKRLVDVIHRFLESLGPLRR encoded by the coding sequence ATGCCCCACACGCCGCCTATGACGATCGAAGAGACGGAAAGCTGGATCCGGATCGAGGAGGGCCGTCTCTTCGCCAAGAGCTGGACGCCGCGCGTTCCCGGCATCGAGGGTCTCGCGCCGATCCTGCTGTTCCACGATTCCCTCGGCTGCGTGGAGCTGTGGCGCAGTTTTCCGAAGGCTCTCGCCCAGGCCACGGGGCGGCGCGTCATCGCGTATGACCGCCTCGGCTTCGGCCGCTCGGATCCCTATCCGGGACAGTCGGGGTCCGATTTCATCGCCAAGGAGGCACAATACGTCGTTCCGCGCCTGTGCGAGCAGCTCGACGTGCGCACCTTCATCGCCTGCGGCCACAGCGTCGGCGGCGGCATGGCCGTCGAGACGGCCGCCCGCTTCCCGACCCGATGCCTGGCGCTCGTGACGATCGCGGCTCAGGCCTTCGTGGAGGAAAAAACGCGCGAGGGGATCCGTATCGCGCAACGTGAATTCGAGGATCCCGCCCAACTGGCGAGAGTCGCGAAATATCACGGCGACAAGGCCCGATGGGCGGTGGATACCTGGACCTGGACTTGGCTTTCGCCCGAATTCGCGAACTGGAGCCTGGACGAGCCCCTGGCGGCGGTCCGCTGCCCGGTGCTCGCCGTTCATGGCGATCAGGACGAGTACGGGTCCAACGAGCAGGCACGGCGCATCGCAGCGGGACGTGGAACCGCGTACATCCTTCCGGAGACCGGGCACGTGCCGCACCGGGAGCAGGAGAAACGCCTGGTCGACGTGATCCATCGGTTTCTCGAAAGCCTCGGGCCCCTCAGGAGATGA
- the cml gene encoding CmlA/FloR family chloramphenicol efflux MFS transporter — protein sequence MSPKPPVWALSLPTALLLMAPFDILASLAMDIYLPIVPAMPGILGTGPVVVQLTLSLYMVMLGLGQILFGPISDRIGRRPVLVGGALVFAAASFCLAASSTAIPFVALRLLQAVGASAALVATFATVRDVYADRPESVVIYSLFSSMLAFVPAFGPIAGALLADRFGWRSIFVTLGALAVPAVLHASLRWKETRPTAAPMARRSFLPILRSSAFRTYTLGFSAAMGTFFVFFSTAPRVLIGKAGYSELEFSFAFATVAAAMIITAPFAKRFVARWGHRGSLLRGMAMLLLGAGLLSIGQLSTPPSFWTFIAPMWVMAIGIVLTVSVTANGALEEFGDIAGSAVALHFCVQSLVVSIGGTLAVIQLQGDTAWPLATFSSIMAGVVLIELRRLGLRGPARA from the coding sequence ATGTCTCCAAAGCCCCCCGTATGGGCCCTTTCCTTGCCGACAGCGCTCCTGCTGATGGCACCCTTCGATATTCTCGCCTCCCTGGCGATGGATATCTACCTTCCCATCGTTCCGGCCATGCCGGGCATTCTCGGCACCGGCCCGGTCGTCGTTCAACTCACGTTGAGCCTCTACATGGTGATGCTCGGGCTCGGCCAGATCCTCTTCGGGCCGATCTCCGATCGTATCGGGCGACGGCCCGTTCTGGTCGGCGGTGCTCTCGTGTTCGCGGCGGCATCGTTCTGTCTGGCCGCATCCTCGACGGCCATTCCCTTTGTCGCCCTTCGCCTTTTACAGGCGGTGGGAGCATCAGCGGCCCTCGTGGCGACCTTCGCGACCGTCCGCGATGTCTATGCCGATCGCCCGGAAAGCGTGGTCATCTACAGCCTGTTCAGTTCCATGCTGGCGTTCGTGCCCGCCTTTGGGCCCATCGCCGGGGCGCTGCTCGCCGACAGGTTCGGATGGCGCTCGATCTTTGTCACGCTGGGCGCTCTTGCCGTTCCGGCCGTTCTGCACGCATCGTTGCGGTGGAAAGAAACCCGCCCGACGGCAGCGCCCATGGCACGACGCTCGTTCCTGCCCATCCTGCGCAGTTCCGCGTTCCGGACCTACACGCTCGGGTTCAGTGCCGCGATGGGAACGTTCTTCGTGTTCTTCTCGACCGCTCCCCGTGTCCTCATCGGCAAGGCGGGATATTCTGAGCTGGAATTCAGTTTCGCCTTTGCGACGGTCGCGGCGGCGATGATCATCACGGCACCGTTCGCCAAGCGGTTCGTCGCCCGGTGGGGACATCGCGGCAGCCTTCTGAGAGGCATGGCGATGCTGCTCCTGGGCGCAGGGCTCCTGAGCATCGGGCAGCTTTCCACACCTCCATCCTTTTGGACATTCATCGCCCCCATGTGGGTCATGGCGATCGGCATCGTGCTCACCGTGTCGGTGACGGCGAACGGCGCCCTGGAAGAATTCGGGGACATCGCCGGATCCGCGGTGGCGCTGCATTTCTGCGTCCAGAGCCTCGTCGTGAGCATCGGTGGAACCCTGGCCGTGATCCAGTTGCAGGGCGACACCGCATGGCCGCTAGCGACCTTCTCCTCGATCATGGCCGGCGTCGTCCTGATCGAACTCCGACGGTTGGGTCTGCGAGGTCCCGCGCGGGCGTGA
- a CDS encoding ABC transporter permease: protein MNRTKLVLLQVVVGLGFLLLWHVLTVYPILAPIKQTQFFFSTPTDVLARVWKEITSVEIWGHLWITLLETVLAFAFGAGGGILFGFLFARRELLSAVFDPYIKAANALPRVVLAPIFALWFGLGIWSKVALGFSLVFFIVFFNVYQGVREVSPVVLANARMLGLNERQLLRHVYWPAALTWVFSSLHTSVGFALVGAVVGEYLGSSAGLGYKIHEAESVFDVTGVFSGMVILSIFVILIDAFVTMIERRLLVWRPAPSTNAQG, encoded by the coding sequence ATGAACCGGACGAAGCTGGTCCTGCTCCAGGTCGTGGTCGGTCTGGGCTTTCTGCTGCTCTGGCACGTCCTGACGGTCTACCCCATCCTCGCGCCGATCAAGCAGACGCAGTTCTTCTTCTCGACGCCGACCGACGTGCTGGCGCGGGTCTGGAAGGAAATCACCTCCGTCGAGATCTGGGGGCATCTCTGGATCACCCTGCTGGAGACGGTCCTCGCCTTCGCGTTCGGAGCCGGGGGCGGCATCCTGTTCGGCTTCCTGTTCGCCCGGCGCGAATTGCTGTCGGCGGTGTTCGATCCCTACATCAAGGCCGCGAATGCGCTGCCGCGCGTGGTGCTCGCCCCGATCTTCGCCCTGTGGTTCGGGTTGGGGATCTGGTCGAAGGTGGCTCTCGGCTTCAGCCTGGTGTTCTTCATCGTGTTCTTCAACGTCTACCAGGGCGTGCGCGAGGTGAGCCCCGTGGTGCTGGCCAATGCGCGCATGCTCGGTCTCAACGAGCGCCAGCTCCTGCGGCATGTCTATTGGCCGGCAGCCCTGACCTGGGTGTTCTCGTCCCTGCACACCTCCGTCGGATTTGCTCTCGTGGGCGCCGTCGTGGGCGAGTATCTCGGCTCCTCGGCAGGCCTCGGCTACAAGATTCACGAGGCGGAAAGCGTCTTCGACGTGACCGGCGTTTTTTCCGGCATGGTCATCCTTTCGATCTTCGTCATCCTCATCGACGCCTTCGTGACGATGATCGAAAGGCGGCTCCTGGTCTGGCGCCCCGCCCCATCGACAAACGCGCAGGGTTAG
- a CDS encoding ABC transporter permease: protein MNAANPSPTQPLASAPRSRWSSPAMRRFLRHKLAVFGTAAIAFMVIACIFGPMLLPYNDTHIDIRQRFAPPFSGSHILGTDPLGRDILARLLMAGRISLSVGFSAMAVSMAIGICVGVIAGFYQRMIGMALMRFVDAMLCFPSIFLLLAISALIEPSVPSIVLLIAMTSWMEVARVVEGQIRSLRTRDFAVAAVSMGASNTRIMFRELLPNAVAPIVVAATLNVAHAILAESYISFLGYGIQPPTPSWGNMLEGAQSYLTSAPWLAILPGAAITLAVTSFNFMGDGLRDALDPRLDAR, encoded by the coding sequence ATGAACGCCGCAAATCCGTCCCCCACTCAGCCACTCGCCTCCGCGCCGCGATCGCGCTGGAGCAGTCCCGCCATGCGCCGCTTCCTGCGCCACAAGCTTGCGGTCTTCGGGACGGCTGCGATCGCCTTTATGGTGATCGCCTGCATCTTCGGCCCGATGCTGCTGCCTTATAACGACACGCATATCGACATCCGTCAGCGCTTCGCGCCGCCCTTCTCCGGCTCCCACATCCTCGGCACGGATCCGCTTGGGCGCGACATTCTCGCGCGTCTGCTGATGGCGGGCCGCATCTCTCTTTCGGTCGGGTTCTCGGCCATGGCCGTCAGCATGGCGATCGGCATCTGCGTGGGCGTCATCGCGGGATTCTACCAGCGCATGATCGGCATGGCGCTGATGCGCTTCGTCGATGCAATGCTCTGCTTTCCGTCGATCTTCCTGCTGCTGGCGATCTCCGCGTTGATCGAACCCTCCGTGCCGTCCATCGTCCTCCTGATCGCGATGACTTCATGGATGGAAGTGGCGCGCGTCGTCGAGGGGCAGATCCGTTCTCTGCGGACGCGCGATTTCGCCGTTGCGGCGGTGTCCATGGGCGCCAGCAACACCCGCATCATGTTTCGGGAGTTGCTCCCGAACGCGGTTGCGCCGATTGTGGTCGCGGCGACGCTCAATGTCGCCCATGCCATTCTGGCCGAAAGTTATATCAGCTTTCTCGGCTACGGTATCCAGCCGCCGACGCCAAGCTGGGGCAATATGCTGGAAGGCGCGCAGAGCTACCTCACGAGCGCTCCATGGCTCGCCATCCTGCCCGGAGCGGCCATCACGCTCGCCGTGACCAGTTTCAACTTCATGGGCGACGGATTGCGGGATGCGCTGGATCCGCGTCTCGACGCGCGCTAA
- a CDS encoding HPP family protein, with amino-acid sequence MSLFKRLIPDLTHVSHVEQIRVCAGVLLGILSLGLLGMESRDLVDGLPLLSAPLGASAILLFALPGSPLAQPWSILGGNMISACIGVACARWIPMELPAAAMAGTLAVAAMFVLRCLHPPSGALALMAVLGGPAIKAAGFGFAIWPVGAASLAMIAVALVFNNLTGKRYPHLSKPAPVNRHQTSDPAPMERVGVRPSDFDTVLNQYDQIIDMDRESLEDLFRQVEMQAYNRRFDGMTCAEIMSRDVAAVTPSTSLRDAWRLLRQHRIKGLPVVSDTRAVIGIITQTDLIKHSDWDLRTGLQMSVPQIAQRVIRLDRKVGEIMTSPVQTARQDTALAALVPRMADAELHQVPIVDGDGVLVGIVTQSDLIAALFRGRGTGEATTQPATRISLSVVR; translated from the coding sequence GTGTCTCTTTTCAAACGCCTCATTCCCGATCTCACCCATGTCAGCCACGTCGAGCAAATCCGGGTCTGCGCCGGCGTCCTCCTCGGCATCCTATCCCTGGGCCTCTTGGGGATGGAGTCCCGCGACCTTGTGGACGGGCTGCCTCTTCTGAGCGCCCCCTTGGGAGCCTCCGCGATCCTCCTGTTCGCGCTGCCGGGAAGTCCGTTGGCGCAGCCGTGGTCGATCCTCGGCGGAAACATGATCTCGGCTTGCATCGGCGTCGCCTGCGCCCGCTGGATTCCGATGGAACTCCCCGCGGCCGCGATGGCCGGAACTCTCGCAGTCGCCGCGATGTTCGTCCTGCGCTGTCTTCACCCGCCGAGCGGCGCCCTGGCACTCATGGCCGTTCTCGGCGGCCCGGCGATCAAGGCGGCGGGATTCGGCTTCGCGATCTGGCCGGTCGGAGCGGCTTCGCTGGCGATGATCGCGGTGGCGCTCGTCTTCAATAATCTGACGGGCAAGCGGTATCCCCACCTGTCCAAGCCTGCTCCGGTGAATCGGCATCAGACCTCCGACCCCGCTCCCATGGAGCGGGTGGGCGTCAGGCCCAGCGACTTCGATACCGTGCTCAACCAGTACGACCAGATCATCGACATGGATCGCGAGAGCCTGGAGGACCTGTTCCGGCAGGTGGAGATGCAGGCCTATAACCGGCGTTTCGACGGGATGACCTGCGCCGAGATCATGTCGAGGGATGTCGCGGCGGTCACGCCGTCGACGAGCCTGCGCGACGCCTGGCGGCTCCTTCGGCAGCATCGGATCAAGGGCCTTCCGGTGGTCTCCGATACGCGTGCGGTGATCGGGATCATCACTCAGACGGACCTCATCAAGCACAGCGATTGGGATTTGCGCACGGGCCTCCAGATGAGCGTCCCTCAGATCGCCCAGCGGGTCATCCGGCTCGACCGCAAGGTCGGGGAAATCATGACCTCGCCCGTTCAGACGGCGCGGCAGGACACGGCTCTGGCGGCGCTGGTCCCCCGCATGGCGGATGCGGAGCTGCATCAGGTCCCGATCGTCGACGGGGACGGCGTTTTGGTCGGCATCGTGACGCAATCCGATCTCATCGCAGCCCTGTTTCGCGGGCGCGGGACGGGAGAGGCCACGACCCAGCCGGCAACGCGGATCTCCCTGTCGGTCGTACGATAG